A region from the Pseudomonas cucumis genome encodes:
- a CDS encoding TonB-dependent siderophore receptor — protein MRRTLVSLCVIQAISQTTWADQAPTDPASIELQAIDINGTFEEQAQGPVQGYRATRSASATRTDTPIHETPQSISVVTRDVVEDLGATRLQDALDYAGGVGRANNFGGQGLTTFTVRGFTTGEFYRNGFPINRGYPNMPDANTIERLEVLRGPATTLYGRGDPGGTFNVVSKQPLPERTVTLGSQLNDQGMRRGTLDASGPLDDEGRLAYRLNVIGEGGDTFRDHVENERYGVAPVLGWQVNDTTRITFEGDFMRNNAPLDRGVTRYRNQIGVASRDTFFGEKDIGKLHNDNNMAQLRFEHFLNDNWTLGGGTQFLDGSLQGNAIEANGVAADGRTLGRNFNYRKLEWRDLDVQLNLTGHFSTGGFDHTLLTGIEYEDYDYKSIIRRSSGAVSAYPIDIFNPVYGQPRPALTRTTTHDKENLKTYAAFVQDQVTLAEGLKALVGARFERFEHDYDNYLVNGPSWTNSDNAVTPRLGLIYDLTPTVAIYADTARSFKPNSGASRTGGGFKPEEGKSYEVGVKWQALDRQLSVDAAVYQIEKRNVLTTDPVDSTFSVAAGEVRSRGFDLNVAGNLTPEWRMIGGYAYVDAEVTQDNVLKSGTRLVNIPRNSFSLLNVYEFQDGGLKGLGLGLGAKYVDERAGQTAANAFSMDSYKVFDLLSYYKVNEHLRLNLDLKNLFDSHYDEGAFGNVYAYPGAPRTVQAGISYTL, from the coding sequence ATGCGTCGAACTCTCGTTTCTCTGTGTGTGATCCAAGCCATTTCCCAGACCACCTGGGCTGACCAGGCGCCGACTGATCCTGCGTCAATAGAGTTACAAGCGATCGACATCAACGGCACATTCGAAGAGCAGGCCCAGGGACCGGTACAGGGGTATCGGGCGACCCGTTCGGCCAGTGCGACGCGCACCGACACTCCGATTCATGAAACCCCACAATCCATCAGCGTGGTCACCCGGGATGTCGTGGAAGACCTCGGCGCCACCCGCCTGCAAGACGCTCTCGATTACGCCGGTGGCGTGGGCCGTGCGAACAATTTCGGCGGCCAGGGCCTGACCACGTTCACCGTGCGTGGCTTTACCACCGGTGAGTTCTACCGCAACGGTTTTCCGATCAACCGCGGTTACCCGAACATGCCCGATGCCAATACCATCGAGCGCCTGGAGGTCCTGCGCGGACCAGCCACCACGCTCTATGGCCGTGGCGACCCCGGCGGCACCTTCAACGTGGTATCCAAACAACCCCTGCCCGAGCGCACGGTCACGTTAGGCAGTCAGCTCAACGATCAGGGCATGCGTCGCGGAACGCTGGATGCCTCAGGACCGCTGGATGATGAAGGGCGACTGGCCTATCGGCTGAACGTGATAGGCGAGGGTGGCGACACCTTCCGTGATCACGTCGAAAACGAGCGTTACGGTGTGGCGCCGGTCCTCGGTTGGCAGGTCAACGACACCACCCGTATCACCTTCGAAGGCGATTTCATGCGCAACAACGCGCCGCTCGATCGGGGTGTGACCCGCTATCGTAATCAGATCGGCGTCGCGTCGCGGGATACTTTTTTCGGTGAAAAGGATATTGGCAAGCTGCACAACGACAACAACATGGCGCAATTGCGTTTCGAACATTTCCTCAACGACAACTGGACCTTGGGCGGCGGCACGCAATTTCTCGACGGCAGTCTGCAAGGCAATGCCATCGAAGCCAACGGTGTGGCTGCCGATGGCCGAACGCTGGGGCGCAACTTCAACTATCGCAAGCTGGAGTGGCGCGACCTTGATGTGCAGTTGAACCTGACCGGACATTTTTCCACCGGTGGATTCGACCACACGTTGCTCACGGGCATCGAGTATGAGGATTACGATTACAAATCGATCATCCGTCGCTCCAGTGGGGCGGTGAGTGCCTACCCCATCGACATTTTCAATCCGGTTTACGGCCAGCCGCGACCGGCGCTGACTCGCACCACCACCCACGATAAGGAAAACCTCAAGACCTATGCCGCTTTCGTGCAAGACCAGGTGACCCTGGCTGAAGGTTTAAAAGCCTTGGTGGGCGCGCGTTTCGAACGCTTCGAGCATGATTACGACAACTACCTCGTCAACGGCCCGAGCTGGACCAACAGCGACAATGCAGTCACTCCGCGTCTGGGGCTGATCTACGACTTGACCCCGACCGTGGCGATCTATGCCGACACGGCGCGGTCCTTCAAGCCCAACAGCGGTGCCAGTCGAACGGGCGGCGGCTTCAAGCCTGAAGAGGGCAAATCCTACGAGGTGGGAGTCAAGTGGCAGGCCCTCGATCGTCAGTTAAGCGTGGATGCCGCGGTGTATCAGATCGAAAAACGCAACGTCCTGACGACAGATCCGGTGGACTCGACCTTCAGCGTTGCGGCGGGTGAAGTTCGTAGCCGTGGCTTTGATCTGAACGTGGCCGGCAACCTCACGCCAGAGTGGCGCATGATCGGTGGCTACGCCTATGTAGATGCCGAAGTCACCCAGGACAACGTGCTGAAATCAGGCACCCGCCTGGTGAACATTCCGCGCAACAGTTTCAGCCTGCTGAACGTCTATGAGTTTCAGGACGGCGGCCTCAAAGGGCTGGGCCTGGGGCTGGGTGCCAAATACGTCGACGAGCGCGCCGGCCAGACCGCGGCGAATGCCTTCTCCATGGATAGCTACAAGGTGTTCGACCTGCTCAGCTATTACAAAGTCAACGAGCACCTGCGGCTGAACCTTGACCTGAAGAACCTGTTCGACAGCCACTACGACGAAGGCGCCTTTGGCAATGTCTACGCCTATCCGGGCGCGCCGAGAACCGTGCAGGCGGGCATTTCATACACCTTGTAG
- a CDS encoding Lrp/AsnC family transcriptional regulator → MEGLIKLDRIDISILVELQKDGRMTNVSLADAVGLSSSPCLQRVKRLESAGYISGYRAHLNLAKITDSVTVFTEITLSDHKREDFAKFESNIRLVDEVLECHLISGGYDYLVRFMTCSIQHYQEVIEGLLDKNIGISKYFSYIVIKSPVLKDGVPLRRLLRH, encoded by the coding sequence ATGGAAGGTTTAATCAAACTAGACCGAATTGATATCAGTATCCTGGTTGAACTTCAAAAAGATGGCCGAATGACTAACGTCAGCTTGGCTGATGCGGTGGGTCTATCGTCCAGCCCATGTTTGCAACGGGTCAAGCGGCTCGAGTCGGCCGGGTATATTTCCGGATATAGAGCCCATCTCAATCTTGCCAAGATCACCGACTCGGTCACGGTATTCACCGAGATCACCCTCAGCGACCACAAGCGGGAAGACTTCGCCAAGTTCGAGTCCAATATCCGTTTGGTCGATGAGGTACTTGAGTGCCACTTGATCAGCGGTGGTTACGATTACCTGGTGCGTTTCATGACTTGCAGCATCCAGCATTATCAGGAAGTGATTGAAGGCCTGCTGGACAAGAACATCGGTATATCCAAGTACTTCAGTTACATCGTCATCAAATCGCCGGTCCTCAAAGATGGGGTTCCGCTGCGTAGGCTATTGCGTCACTGA
- a CDS encoding HAD family hydrolase — protein MYLTDYRALLIDCDEVLVDRDSGIWTALQPLLENHLGMPGREEVLAAFDEAVRTLYPRYSELGFSGLLCFAHRQLAERFGLKASWEEGMSFARSVGNWTLFEDAPGAMLYLRKFYRLLVCCDRDAEDREQLCERLGITPEDLLSRVSKPLEDSVWLQDNNLQAKDILQVSRPPAEPPKSAGLCLICRGHGSDSQQCPADFCINSMADLVAQHQLSLRR, from the coding sequence ATGTACCTGACTGATTATCGTGCACTGCTGATCGATTGCGACGAAGTTCTGGTCGATCGGGATTCCGGTATCTGGACGGCCCTGCAACCGTTGCTCGAAAACCATCTGGGCATGCCGGGCAGGGAGGAGGTATTGGCTGCGTTTGACGAGGCGGTGCGCACGCTCTATCCACGTTATTCCGAGCTGGGTTTCAGTGGCTTATTGTGCTTCGCCCATCGTCAGTTGGCAGAGCGTTTCGGGCTCAAGGCCAGTTGGGAGGAGGGGATGAGTTTCGCCCGATCGGTAGGCAACTGGACGCTGTTCGAGGATGCGCCCGGTGCCATGTTGTATCTGCGCAAATTCTATCGGCTGCTGGTGTGCTGTGATCGTGATGCCGAAGATCGCGAGCAGCTCTGTGAGCGTTTGGGGATTACGCCCGAAGACTTGCTTTCCCGAGTCAGCAAGCCACTGGAGGACAGCGTCTGGTTGCAGGACAATAACCTGCAAGCCAAAGATATCCTGCAGGTCTCCAGGCCTCCTGCCGAGCCGCCAAAATCGGCTGGTTTGTGCCTGATTTGTCGTGGCCATGGGAGCGATAGCCAGCAATGTCCTGCGGATTTTTGCATCAATAGCATGGCCGATCTGGTCGCTCAGCATCAGCTATCTTTGCGACGCTGA
- the gabT gene encoding 4-aminobutyrate--2-oxoglutarate transaminase, producing the protein MNSKVEETPSLLRQRDQFVPRGLVTAHPLVIDRAQGSEVWDVDGARYLDFVGGIGVLNIGHNHPKVVAAVQAQLQKVSHACFQVVAYKPYLDLVQRLCELVGGREAYKAALFTSGAEAVENAVKIARAHTNRPAVISFRGGFHGRTLLGTTLTGMSQPYKQNFGPFAPEVFHTPYPNAYRGFTSEMALQALNELLATQVPADRVAAIIIEPVQGDGGFLSAPPEFLQALRALTEQHGIVLILDEIQTGFGRTGKWFGFQHAGIQPDLVTVAKSLAGGLPISGVVGRAHIMDAPLPGGLGGTYGGNALACAAALAVIETYEQEQLLARGEVLGERLRQGLLRLQARHPRIGDVRGTGFMLAIELIKDDEARSPDAELTQQLIDQARIGGLLVIKCGVYRNVLRFLAPLVTEEDQIDEALAILEAALLRVLN; encoded by the coding sequence ATGAACAGTAAAGTCGAAGAAACCCCGAGTTTGCTCCGTCAACGCGATCAATTCGTGCCGCGGGGTTTGGTCACCGCGCACCCGCTGGTTATCGATCGTGCCCAGGGTTCCGAGGTGTGGGACGTGGATGGGGCGCGTTATCTGGATTTCGTCGGCGGCATCGGCGTGTTGAACATCGGTCACAATCACCCGAAGGTGGTCGCGGCGGTGCAAGCCCAATTGCAAAAGGTCAGCCATGCGTGCTTCCAGGTAGTGGCCTACAAACCCTATCTCGACCTGGTCCAGCGTTTGTGCGAGTTGGTCGGTGGTCGCGAAGCCTACAAGGCGGCGCTGTTTACCTCCGGCGCAGAGGCTGTGGAGAACGCGGTGAAGATCGCTCGCGCGCATACCAATCGCCCAGCAGTCATCTCCTTTCGCGGCGGTTTCCATGGACGCACGTTGCTGGGCACGACCTTGACCGGCATGAGCCAACCCTACAAGCAGAACTTCGGGCCCTTTGCTCCTGAGGTCTTTCATACCCCGTACCCTAACGCCTATCGCGGTTTCACCAGCGAGATGGCCCTTCAAGCCCTGAACGAATTGCTGGCGACCCAAGTCCCTGCGGACCGGGTCGCGGCGATCATCATTGAGCCGGTGCAGGGCGATGGCGGCTTCCTTTCCGCGCCGCCGGAGTTTCTCCAGGCGCTGCGGGCTCTGACCGAACAACATGGCATCGTGCTCATTCTCGATGAAATTCAGACCGGCTTCGGCCGCACCGGCAAATGGTTCGGTTTCCAGCACGCTGGCATTCAGCCGGATCTGGTTACCGTCGCCAAGAGCCTGGCCGGTGGTTTGCCGATATCCGGCGTGGTGGGTCGTGCGCACATCATGGACGCGCCATTACCCGGCGGTCTCGGCGGTACTTACGGTGGTAATGCCCTGGCTTGCGCCGCGGCGTTGGCGGTGATCGAAACCTACGAACAAGAGCAGTTGCTCGCACGCGGTGAAGTATTGGGCGAGCGGTTGCGTCAGGGCCTGCTGCGCCTGCAGGCACGTCACCCTCGGATTGGTGACGTACGGGGCACCGGCTTCATGTTGGCGATCGAACTGATCAAAGACGATGAGGCCCGCAGCCCCGATGCCGAACTCACCCAGCAACTGATCGATCAGGCCAGGATTGGCGGGCTGTTAGTGATCAAATGCGGCGTGTACCGTAATGTGCTGCGCTTCCTTGCGCCTCTGGTCACCGAAGAGGATCAGATCGACGAAGCGCTGGCGATTCTTGAGGCGGCATTGCTACGCGTGTTGAATTAA
- a CDS encoding 2-hydroxyacid dehydrogenase, with product MALLYKADPVRGEHWKRLFAEHAPDIEWRAWPDIGDPQDIRYLAAWQAPDDLDTLLPNLQVLFALSAGVDQLDLDRLPTTLPVVRLLDPSITRGMCEYATFAVLSLHRDMLRYRQQQMARCWQAHLLQPAAKRRVGVMGLGTQAQQILATLQPFGFALSGWARSEHHIAAVDCFAGAEQLPAFLGQCDIVLCVLPLTEQTKGILSRQLFQHLPKGAALVNMGRGGHLVEEDLLEALASGQLSAAVLDVLEQEPAAPDHPFWQHPQILLTPHIAAMTQPESAFSVLLENIRRHQRGESMLGQVDRKRNY from the coding sequence ATGGCCCTGCTCTATAAAGCTGACCCGGTGCGCGGCGAACATTGGAAGCGCCTGTTCGCCGAGCACGCTCCAGATATCGAATGGCGTGCCTGGCCAGACATCGGCGATCCGCAGGATATTCGCTACCTGGCGGCCTGGCAGGCACCGGACGATCTCGACACCTTGTTGCCAAACCTGCAGGTATTATTCGCCTTGTCGGCTGGGGTCGATCAGCTTGACCTTGACCGCTTGCCCACGACTCTGCCGGTGGTCCGTTTACTCGACCCGAGCATCACCCGAGGCATGTGCGAATACGCCACTTTTGCGGTGCTGAGCCTGCACCGGGATATGCTCCGTTATCGCCAGCAACAAATGGCCCGGTGCTGGCAGGCTCACCTGCTGCAACCGGCAGCCAAACGTCGGGTGGGCGTGATGGGGCTCGGCACGCAGGCTCAACAGATTCTGGCCACGTTGCAGCCTTTTGGCTTTGCCTTGTCGGGCTGGGCGCGCAGCGAACATCACATTGCCGCAGTGGACTGCTTTGCGGGTGCCGAGCAACTTCCGGCCTTCCTCGGCCAGTGCGACATCGTGCTTTGTGTCCTGCCATTGACCGAACAGACTAAAGGGATTCTCAGCCGTCAGTTGTTCCAGCACCTGCCCAAAGGCGCTGCCTTGGTCAACATGGGCCGGGGTGGGCATCTGGTAGAAGAGGATCTGCTTGAAGCCCTGGCCAGCGGCCAGCTCAGCGCGGCGGTGCTCGACGTACTGGAACAGGAACCGGCCGCGCCGGATCATCCCTTCTGGCAACATCCACAGATATTGCTGACACCGCATATCGCTGCAATGACTCAGCCGGAAAGCGCGTTTAGCGTATTGCTGGAGAATATCCGCCGGCATCAACGCGGTGAGTCAATGCTTGGCCAGGTTGACCGCAAGCGAAATTACTAA
- a CDS encoding OprD family porin has translation MNIAKQSSLSLAVIAATAQLAIAGQQQQANGFIEDSSLGLLNRNFYMNRDFRNGGSNSQGINGSKPSSERNGYREEWAQGAMLNFASGFTQGTIGFGTDAFAYGGVKLDTGRGRAGNGLLPISNNRTADANVPDAYGEIGGAVKMRISSTVLKYGEQRPTAPVFATGDNRLLPETATGFQLTSNEFDALSFEGGHFTAFNNRNSTNSDDGLFTTYGGTEADSVDFIGGTYKINENLSLKAYTSEAVNVWRQHFASASYTIPLADKQSLNFGLTAYKTKDQGDARAGKLDTTSWSAKAAWSIGAHKVTLAYQKIDGDEYFDYIGVDSIWLANSVQYSDFNAPNERSIQARYDLNMATFGIPGLSFMARYVKGDQIDGTKADPNGAYANTVGDDQKEWERDLEAKYVIQEGTAKDLSFRLRQATHRSTSFDSDIDEVRLIIEYPLSIL, from the coding sequence ATGAACATCGCAAAACAAAGCTCTCTCTCCCTGGCTGTCATTGCCGCCACCGCGCAACTGGCAATAGCGGGTCAGCAACAGCAAGCCAACGGCTTCATCGAAGACAGCAGCCTGGGGCTGCTCAATCGTAATTTCTATATGAACCGCGACTTCCGCAATGGCGGCAGCAATAGCCAGGGGATCAACGGCTCCAAGCCGTCCAGCGAGCGCAACGGCTATCGCGAGGAGTGGGCACAGGGTGCCATGCTCAACTTCGCCTCCGGTTTCACCCAGGGCACCATTGGCTTTGGCACCGATGCCTTCGCCTACGGCGGGGTCAAGCTGGACACCGGCCGTGGCCGGGCTGGCAACGGCCTGTTGCCGATCAGCAACAACCGCACCGCCGATGCCAACGTGCCAGACGCCTACGGCGAGATCGGCGGCGCAGTGAAGATGCGCATTTCCTCCACCGTGCTGAAGTACGGCGAACAACGCCCGACAGCGCCGGTATTCGCCACCGGCGACAACCGTTTGCTGCCGGAAACCGCTACCGGCTTTCAGCTGACGAGCAACGAATTCGATGCCTTATCCTTTGAGGGCGGCCATTTCACCGCATTCAACAATCGCAATTCGACCAACTCTGATGATGGGCTGTTCACCACATACGGAGGGACCGAAGCTGACAGCGTCGACTTCATCGGCGGCACCTATAAAATCAACGAAAACCTCAGTCTGAAGGCGTACACCAGTGAGGCCGTCAATGTCTGGCGTCAGCATTTCGCCAGCGCCTCCTATACGATTCCCCTGGCTGACAAGCAGTCGCTGAACTTTGGTTTGACGGCCTATAAGACCAAGGACCAAGGTGACGCCCGTGCCGGCAAACTGGACACCACGAGCTGGTCGGCCAAGGCGGCCTGGTCCATCGGCGCTCACAAGGTCACCCTGGCCTATCAGAAGATCGATGGCGACGAGTATTTCGACTACATCGGGGTGGACTCGATCTGGCTGGCCAACTCGGTTCAGTACTCCGACTTCAACGCCCCCAACGAGCGCTCCATCCAGGCTCGTTATGACCTGAACATGGCTACGTTCGGCATACCGGGGCTGAGCTTTATGGCCCGCTATGTCAAAGGTGATCAAATCGATGGCACCAAAGCCGATCCGAACGGTGCCTATGCCAACACGGTGGGTGACGACCAGAAGGAGTGGGAGCGTGACCTGGAAGCCAAATACGTGATCCAGGAAGGGACCGCCAAGGACTTGTCCTTCCGCCTGCGCCAAGCCACCCATCGCTCCACCTCGTTCGACAGCGATATCGACGAGGTCCGCCTGATCATCGAGTACCCGCTGAGCATTCTGTAA